Proteins encoded within one genomic window of Companilactobacillus zhachilii:
- a CDS encoding formate/nitrite transporter family protein: protein MFTLEEILQKGVTAGVNKLKKTLVAKMILGFIGGAMISIGFLAYVRVTASIPNDLASVKALVGGSVFPIGLIVILLAGGELATGNMMTVGTAIFSKKASLLDYVKNLAIITLFNFIGAVFVAYFFGHVAGLTHVAPFQQAVINIAAGKTGASFWSAFVSGVGCNWLVGLAVWLSFGAKDAAGKILGIWFPIMIFVAVGFQHSIANCFIIPAAIFESGSTWWLFLQNFVPVFLGNIVGGLVFVAGFYYLSYKIKNTD, encoded by the coding sequence ATGTTTACTCTAGAAGAAATTCTGCAAAAGGGTGTTACCGCCGGGGTTAATAAGTTAAAAAAGACACTGGTTGCCAAGATGATTTTAGGATTCATTGGTGGGGCAATGATTTCCATTGGCTTTTTAGCCTATGTCCGCGTGACAGCATCAATTCCGAATGATTTGGCGAGTGTTAAAGCTTTAGTTGGTGGGTCAGTCTTTCCAATCGGTTTAATTGTTATCTTGCTAGCAGGGGGCGAGTTGGCGACGGGAAATATGATGACAGTGGGAACGGCTATTTTCTCTAAGAAAGCTAGTTTATTAGATTATGTTAAAAACCTAGCCATTATCACTTTATTCAATTTTATTGGAGCTGTTTTTGTGGCTTATTTCTTTGGCCATGTTGCTGGGTTAACTCACGTCGCTCCATTCCAACAAGCTGTAATTAATATTGCTGCCGGTAAAACTGGGGCTAGTTTTTGGTCAGCCTTTGTTTCTGGTGTCGGTTGTAATTGGCTAGTTGGACTAGCGGTTTGGCTATCCTTTGGTGCTAAAGATGCTGCTGGTAAGATTCTAGGTATTTGGTTCCCAATTATGATTTTCGTAGCCGTTGGATTCCAACATAGTATTGCTAATTGCTTCATCATTCCAGCAGCTATTTTTGAGAGTGGTAGTACATGGTGGTTATTCTTACAAAACTTTGTGCCTGTTTTTCTTGGTAATATTGTTGGTGGATTGGTATTTGTTGCCGGATTTTATTACTTGAGTTATAAAATAAAAAATACAGATTAG
- the xrtG gene encoding exosortase family protein XrtG, whose translation MNSILLFGIIIWIYMLSVLKRAKLTAFSFIVGSVGFFFILMAMSTPYWIWFFTHAVINGVAGLGKLGHMCQVYLKYGLVYISNQYSPVTMQIDYECSGIIETMAYISLLAFYPTYSRKEKVFYLLMGMLWIYLSNVLRLMMVIVMVHFGGAGLFYLSHSILGRIVFYLLVIILYYNVFTYSRLSRGLYKIFKERIRRA comes from the coding sequence ATGAATAGTATTTTGCTATTCGGCATTATCATTTGGATATATATGCTGTCAGTTCTAAAAAGAGCGAAACTGACAGCATTTTCTTTTATCGTCGGTAGTGTCGGATTTTTCTTCATTTTAATGGCAATGAGTACACCATATTGGATATGGTTTTTTACCCATGCCGTGATTAATGGTGTTGCTGGTCTAGGGAAATTAGGTCATATGTGCCAAGTTTATTTGAAATATGGTCTAGTTTATATTTCCAATCAATATTCACCAGTAACGATGCAAATTGACTATGAATGTTCCGGTATTATTGAGACGATGGCTTACATTAGTTTGCTAGCCTTTTATCCAACTTATTCTCGCAAGGAAAAAGTTTTCTATCTATTGATGGGAATGCTTTGGATATATTTGTCTAACGTTTTGCGTTTGATGATGGTTATCGTTATGGTCCATTTTGGAGGTGCAGGTTTATTTTACTTGTCACATTCCATCTTGGGTCGGATTGTCTTTTACTTGTTAGTCATTATCCTTTACTACAATGTCTTCACGTATTCTCGACTATCCCGAGGACTATATAAAATTTTTAAGGAAAGAATAAGACGAGCATGA
- a CDS encoding Crp/Fnr family transcriptional regulator — MAKLAHDHTAEDCVELVSIFENLSKADKNTIATLVTHHHYKSGEYLFSAGDAADSLIIVAHGQAKVFQMSANGKEQMLRILQTGDFDGEAALFANSDHNSFAQALMDTAVCQITRSDFQKLMQETPELAVNMVNALGRRVGQLEQQTTEVTTASVESRLANYLLETSAGLDDDVFTLPLKKKDIATYLGTTPETISRKLTSLDKQGMIKKITNNKFKILDADRLMMID, encoded by the coding sequence ATGGCAAAATTAGCGCATGACCATACCGCAGAGGATTGTGTAGAGTTAGTTTCGATCTTTGAAAATTTATCAAAGGCTGATAAAAATACCATCGCAACTTTGGTGACTCACCATCACTATAAGAGTGGAGAATATTTATTTTCTGCTGGGGATGCAGCTGACTCACTAATCATTGTGGCTCATGGTCAGGCGAAAGTTTTCCAAATGTCTGCCAATGGCAAAGAGCAGATGTTGCGCATTTTACAAACAGGGGACTTCGATGGAGAAGCAGCCTTGTTCGCAAATTCCGATCACAATAGCTTTGCTCAAGCTTTAATGGACACCGCCGTTTGCCAGATTACACGTAGTGATTTCCAAAAGTTAATGCAAGAGACACCAGAGTTGGCCGTTAATATGGTTAATGCCTTAGGACGCCGAGTTGGACAACTAGAGCAACAAACAACCGAAGTTACAACAGCCAGCGTTGAAAGCCGCTTAGCTAACTATCTATTGGAAACAAGCGCTGGTTTAGATGACGACGTATTCACCCTTCCACTTAAAAAGAAAGATATTGCGACGTATTTGGGAACAACACCTGAAACAATCAGTCGTAAATTAACATCCTTGGATAAACAAGGCATGATTAAAAAAATCACTAATAATAAATTTAAAATCTTAGACGCTGATCGATTAATGATGATTGATTAA
- a CDS encoding Firmicu-CTERM sorting domain-containing protein, whose protein sequence is MHVIYIKNAGNLPENANRKVMLQDTSMGDYNMVNSPAIVHTYAKNGNLYASMEAKIPFSDLHGAVAGNQDISMKTPLLGNKVVYAKGAGTGPVVLASVGFGIAVLSLFTVPKLRKKFAK, encoded by the coding sequence ATGCACGTTATTTATATTAAAAATGCGGGTAATTTACCTGAGAATGCTAATCGGAAGGTAATGTTACAAGATACCAGCATGGGTGATTATAATATGGTAAATTCGCCGGCGATTGTACATACATATGCTAAGAACGGTAATTTGTATGCATCTATGGAAGCAAAGATTCCTTTCTCTGATTTACATGGGGCAGTAGCTGGAAATCAAGATATTTCGATGAAAACACCGCTTCTAGGTAATAAAGTAGTTTATGCCAAAGGAGCCGGAACAGGACCAGTTGTTTTGGCCAGTGTTGGTTTCGGAATCGCTGTATTAAGTCTCTTTACAGTTCCAAAATTAAGAAAGAAATTTGCAAAATAA
- a CDS encoding TIGR03766 family XrtG-associated glycosyltransferase, which produces MKKKFFKFGSKVVKYLFYFLFLLTLYFAITSPNLILGDNSVTGSGTTLYTTAFIILAIALLVTFYTYNSWSDLLKFIFIDRRWITASVMIGLAIIVQIIFVWNVHPAIGFDPGALHQALYNTTDPETKAYFSLYPNNIATMLIMHQVAVLFHSRSWLLFDIITTLLVDISALFNILSVAVIDRKKVPLAMYIHALWLMLFPMIIVPYTDAWVLPLVSLYSFLYIVMRYGKFAWGWKIPIAVLFGMTVVFSYFIKPSAIVGIIAIGLIEFLYLFKGKFSFKKALNEFIFALIVVIAMVPTYSISNYAIDHQKYMEINTSRAIVPLHFMSMGVSGEGGYNAHDALMMAKMPNKQAQVDYSKKVLIKRLKKKGFFGYIKFLFKKHANNTTDGTFAWIKEGHFIIGNTNPSHKGFAGKIRNFVYLYGTNLGDFRYVAQVWWVFLLAAIAFNWKDDRKLIQMLRLTIIGGFIFLLLFEGGRSRYLIQYLPAFLILATLSWSNSWQWLKGMLWWVDKDKK; this is translated from the coding sequence ATGAAGAAAAAGTTTTTTAAATTTGGGAGTAAAGTTGTTAAATATTTGTTTTACTTCTTGTTTTTACTGACGCTTTATTTTGCTATCACATCGCCTAATTTAATTTTAGGTGACAATAGTGTGACGGGTTCAGGAACAACACTTTATACGACAGCGTTCATTATTTTAGCTATCGCCTTATTAGTGACTTTTTATACGTATAATTCATGGTCAGATTTATTGAAGTTTATTTTTATTGATCGGCGATGGATTACGGCTAGTGTAATGATTGGGTTGGCTATAATTGTGCAAATCATCTTTGTTTGGAATGTTCATCCGGCAATTGGATTTGATCCGGGTGCCTTACATCAAGCGCTCTATAATACGACTGACCCAGAGACAAAAGCTTATTTTTCGCTGTATCCAAACAATATTGCAACGATGTTGATCATGCATCAAGTGGCCGTGTTGTTTCACAGTCGTTCGTGGTTATTGTTTGATATTATAACGACGTTATTAGTTGATATATCGGCGTTATTTAATATCTTAAGTGTTGCGGTGATTGACCGGAAAAAAGTGCCTTTAGCGATGTACATTCATGCGTTATGGCTGATGCTATTTCCAATGATAATCGTTCCATATACTGATGCTTGGGTATTGCCATTAGTATCGTTGTATAGTTTTTTGTATATCGTGATGCGTTATGGAAAGTTTGCTTGGGGCTGGAAAATTCCAATTGCGGTGTTATTTGGGATGACAGTTGTTTTCTCATACTTTATTAAACCCTCGGCAATCGTTGGGATTATTGCAATTGGCTTGATTGAATTTTTGTATTTATTCAAAGGCAAGTTTTCGTTTAAAAAGGCCTTGAATGAATTCATTTTTGCTTTGATTGTGGTGATTGCCATGGTACCAACGTATTCGATTAGTAATTACGCTATTGATCATCAAAAATATATGGAAATCAATACTTCCCGTGCTATCGTGCCACTTCATTTCATGAGTATGGGTGTTTCTGGTGAAGGTGGATATAATGCCCATGATGCCTTAATGATGGCCAAAATGCCTAATAAACAAGCTCAAGTAGATTATTCTAAAAAGGTTTTGATTAAGCGTTTGAAGAAAAAAGGCTTTTTCGGATATATTAAGTTTCTCTTTAAAAAGCACGCTAACAATACAACTGACGGAACATTTGCCTGGATTAAAGAAGGTCACTTTATTATTGGTAATACGAATCCATCGCATAAAGGTTTTGCTGGAAAAATTCGGAATTTCGTCTATTTGTACGGAACCAATTTAGGTGATTTTCGATATGTAGCCCAAGTTTGGTGGGTCTTCTTGTTAGCAGCGATTGCCTTTAATTGGAAAGATGATCGTAAATTGATTCAGATGTTAAGATTGACGATTATTGGTGGATTCATCTTCTTGCTACTATTTGAAGGTGGCCGTAGTCGTTACTTAATTCAATATTTGCCAGCATTCTTGATTTTAGCAACCTTGTCGTGGAGCAATTCGTGGCAATGGCTGAAAGGTATGCTTTGGTGGGTCGATAAAGATAAAAAATAA
- a CDS encoding Firmicu-CTERM sorting domain-containing protein, with the protein MKKLIVAMLVLLGLASFSVTTNVQAAVTSNPTNDTTGIKIDGHFNDWKDKPITDIKSGNDDYNIKHESLLADQNNIYFYLNMSPEHGYGYSTIQPSGYELTVGDKQFSLTVQNPYNLQVNQPRKVNLQIWEHDKAGYGKVNKVTTKADVYLNRIPINVDKGVGQGYTEEMEFKLPLSELGITGTTSQEITMTNRNLGDQTLHVMGGSTGPVVLAISGFAIALFAVIKMPKINELRKSLHE; encoded by the coding sequence ATGAAAAAATTAATCGTAGCAATGTTAGTTCTATTAGGATTAGCATCTTTTAGCGTGACGACAAATGTTCAGGCTGCTGTAACAAGCAATCCAACAAACGATACAACAGGTATTAAGATTGATGGACATTTTAATGATTGGAAAGATAAGCCAATCACTGACATTAAATCTGGTAATGATGATTACAATATTAAACACGAATCTTTATTAGCTGATCAAAATAATATTTATTTCTATTTAAATATGTCACCAGAGCATGGTTATGGATATTCTACTATCCAACCTTCAGGTTATGAGTTGACTGTTGGAGATAAGCAATTCTCTTTAACTGTTCAAAATCCGTATAACTTACAAGTAAATCAACCAAGAAAAGTTAACTTACAAATCTGGGAGCATGATAAAGCCGGTTACGGTAAGGTTAATAAAGTTACTACCAAAGCGGATGTCTATCTAAATAGAATTCCAATCAATGTTGATAAGGGTGTTGGGCAAGGATATACCGAAGAAATGGAATTTAAACTTCCATTATCAGAACTAGGTATTACCGGAACGACATCTCAAGAAATAACTATGACAAACAGAAATCTAGGGGACCAAACTTTACACGTAATGGGTGGAAGTACTGGTCCAGTTGTCTTAGCTATTAGTGGCTTTGCAATTGCATTATTTGCAGTTATTAAAATGCCCAAGATAAACGAATTAAGGAAGTCGCTACATGAATAG
- a CDS encoding 6-carboxytetrahydropterin synthase: MNIDGFETYSTYKLTSYINASHAVRWEGGMGKEHMHTWAVICEIHVNNNQMVPFNQIENELKEVSSRVSGKFLNEVPPFDHVNPTLENLTTYFFQVITELLRKSNAVLTRLEIGESPTRFYCITLK; the protein is encoded by the coding sequence TTGAATATAGATGGTTTTGAAACATATAGTACTTATAAATTAACGTCATATATTAATGCCAGTCATGCTGTCCGTTGGGAAGGTGGCATGGGAAAAGAGCACATGCATACGTGGGCCGTTATTTGTGAGATTCATGTTAATAATAATCAGATGGTGCCATTCAATCAGATTGAAAATGAACTAAAGGAAGTCTCTTCGAGGGTTTCTGGTAAATTTTTAAATGAGGTACCACCTTTTGACCACGTTAATCCGACATTGGAAAATTTGACGACATACTTCTTCCAAGTTATCACGGAACTATTGCGTAAAAGTAATGCCGTTTTGACACGCTTGGAAATTGGTGAATCACCAACCAGATTTTATTGCATAACTTTGAAGTAA
- a CDS encoding ferritin-like domain-containing protein, protein MTELTIDEKFAAEQKQADADHHKPTAGAMTGHIVSNHFLLNIKLHQIKWFIKGANAENYKAVLNQTIDENNAWYDKIADELLDEGELPPSTMKEYSDYAMINEDGKNKYLSAEEMLQTVVDDFSTDNMFVTRAIKLAEKEDRPFMAQVLVQLLGFNNHQIRIYQALLGKSAREGFEEEDDEDFD, encoded by the coding sequence ATGACTGAATTAACAATTGATGAAAAATTTGCAGCTGAACAAAAACAGGCTGATGCAGATCACCATAAACCAACTGCTGGGGCTATGACTGGACATATTGTTTCCAATCATTTCCTATTGAATATTAAGTTACATCAAATCAAATGGTTTATTAAAGGCGCTAATGCCGAGAATTACAAAGCTGTTTTGAATCAAACAATTGACGAAAATAATGCTTGGTATGATAAGATAGCCGATGAATTACTAGATGAAGGTGAACTTCCTCCTTCAACGATGAAAGAATATTCTGACTATGCGATGATTAATGAAGATGGCAAGAACAAGTACTTGAGTGCTGAAGAAATGTTACAAACAGTCGTTGATGATTTCAGTACTGATAATATGTTTGTCACACGTGCTATCAAGTTGGCTGAAAAAGAAGACCGTCCATTTATGGCTCAAGTTTTAGTTCAACTATTAGGTTTCAATAATCACCAAATCAGAATTTATCAAGCTTTGCTAGGCAAGAGTGCCCGTGAAGGCTTTGAAGAGGAAGATGACGAAGATTTCGATTAA
- a CDS encoding TIGR03111 family XrtG-associated glycosyltransferase, translating into MRYFWYLTVRQMGFWLTWILIPIVVEIVPAFISAFILMFKNRHPVEEPMPMKLPFITVIVPVYNSEDTLYNCVKSIKDSTYPSKLIQVILADNQSTDNSFKEFARAQTDFGLNMQLIKTKKGKANALNASIYQSIGTYIINIDSDGTLEEHALMNVVLKFENNLDISALTGTILPRKDMVKRTKNFPLRLLRQNEYFEYAQAFLSGRVIESYSDQLFTMSGAFSAFRKSTIMKTFMYDTQTLGEDTEMTFQIRDRLKKKVLICTDAIFYIEPISGLDELYRQRQRWQRGELEVAKSYMRNNASLKNFFTNFLVRRMLIDHTFIFPKMIWMFASFVLIFLRYSPVILGMSYIIIYFLYVLVSALNYACVRMLLRRFENEERFYAKLFWVALTLPMYNFICSWFRLIGSLNVSGEEQWNSLGFKDESTAVKKVVKGDVRNLERNRN; encoded by the coding sequence ATGAGATATTTTTGGTATCTAACAGTCAGACAAATGGGATTTTGGCTAACTTGGATTTTGATTCCAATTGTAGTTGAGATTGTGCCGGCATTTATCTCAGCTTTCATCTTAATGTTTAAAAATAGACATCCAGTTGAAGAACCAATGCCCATGAAATTACCGTTTATTACGGTAATTGTGCCGGTTTATAATTCAGAAGATACGCTTTATAACTGTGTTAAATCAATTAAGGATTCAACTTATCCGAGCAAACTGATTCAAGTTATTTTGGCTGATAATCAAAGTACAGATAATAGTTTCAAAGAGTTTGCCCGAGCACAGACTGATTTTGGCTTGAATATGCAATTGATCAAGACTAAAAAGGGTAAAGCTAATGCCTTAAATGCGTCCATTTATCAATCAATTGGGACTTATATTATCAATATTGATAGTGATGGGACACTTGAAGAACACGCTTTAATGAATGTTGTATTGAAATTTGAAAATAATTTAGATATCTCAGCATTAACAGGAACAATTTTACCTCGTAAGGATATGGTTAAGCGGACCAAGAATTTCCCATTAAGATTATTACGACAAAATGAGTATTTTGAATATGCACAAGCCTTTCTATCTGGGCGAGTTATTGAATCATACAGTGATCAGTTATTTACAATGTCGGGGGCTTTTTCAGCTTTTCGGAAGTCCACAATTATGAAAACTTTCATGTATGACACACAAACTTTGGGAGAAGACACGGAAATGACTTTTCAAATTCGTGATCGCCTGAAGAAAAAGGTTTTGATATGTACTGATGCTATTTTTTATATTGAACCAATTAGTGGCTTAGATGAATTGTATCGACAACGGCAACGCTGGCAACGTGGTGAACTAGAAGTGGCCAAGTCATATATGCGTAATAATGCCAGTTTGAAAAACTTTTTTACTAATTTCTTAGTTAGAAGAATGTTGATTGATCATACGTTTATTTTCCCCAAGATGATTTGGATGTTTGCTAGTTTTGTTTTAATATTTTTGCGGTATTCACCTGTGATTTTGGGAATGTCTTATATAATTATTTACTTCTTATACGTTCTAGTTTCGGCACTAAATTATGCTTGCGTTAGAATGTTACTGAGAAGGTTTGAGAATGAAGAGCGCTTTTACGCCAAGCTATTTTGGGTGGCACTTACTTTACCAATGTATAACTTTATTTGTTCATGGTTCAGATTGATTGGTTCTTTAAATGTTTCCGGTGAAGAGCAATGGAATTCGTTGGGATTTAAGGATGAATCAACTGCCGTTAAAAAGGTTGTTAAAGGCGACGTTCGGAATTTAGAGAGGAATCGAAATTGA